One window of Metopolophium dirhodum isolate CAU chromosome 3, ASM1992520v1, whole genome shotgun sequence genomic DNA carries:
- the LOC132941875 gene encoding protein SHQ1 homolog — translation MLTPNFELDQTDDYLIIKIKARFANVNETEVDVNGTQVTFHSSPYYLRLNLPGEVEETDSSSGSYDWESYVFTFTLNKVNPGEHFPDLNLINKFLAPKKDSRTINPSIEVLNENYHDADDSVIDCDFLQNPVSFDNISSMKYGFANQTQNGFNNFSGEFFEIIEIKDPDNSNLGKRKSLQIASELSEFSDDHYLADLMTEPDELKDILNFKPFWYHTTCTLNDSHTDVLKTFGNKEYLLSKDDKKSALLSLVDIMYAYCYCIRTNLGEDNSESPWIINKLSSTLSWFRSFEMFDETVQSCVRRSLCYPLYRHWDLGTLVLSDVCKVFENGCVCLLTCLLDIYKLFNSSEPRYVLNELYIKDYCIWIQQLNSTHFDTIVKLFEENKINKGLLQLDLEELEVAAMSVEEDLELIKLELAENDNSNTIESKLEKLQISSSDSSLDSDDDEEESSE, via the coding sequence ATGTTAACTCCTAATTTTGAATTGGATCAAACCGATGATTATTTAATCATAAAGATCAAAGCTAGATTTGCTAATGTCAATGAAACAGAAGTTGATGTTAATGGTACTCAAGTCACATTTCATTCCTCTCCATATTACTTACGTCTTAATCTACCTGGTGAAGTAGAGGAAACTGATTCTTCATCAGGGTCTTATGATTGGGAAtcatatgtttttacttttacattaaataaagtAAATCCAGGAGAACATTTCCCAGATTTAAATCTCATAAACAAATTTCTAGCACCAAAAAAAGATTCTCGAACAATTAATCCTTCTATTGAAGTTCTCAATGAAAATTATCATGATGCTGATGACAGCGTTATAGACTGTGACTTTTTACAAAATCCTGTATCGTTCGACAATATTAGTTCTATGAAATATGGATTTGCCAATCAAACTCAAAAcggatttaataatttttctggtgaatttttcgaaattattgaaattaaagaTCCCGATAATTCAAATCTTGGtaaaagaaaatcgttacaaatTGCTTCAGAATTATCAGAATTTTCTGACGATCATTACTTGGCAGATTTGATGACGGAACCTGATGAACTTAAAgatatattaaactttaaaccaTTTTGGTACCATACGACATGTACCTTAAATGATTCTCATACagatgttttaaaaacattcgGTAATAAAGAATACTTATTGAGCAAAGATGATAAAAAATCAGCCTTACTCTCGTTGGTAGATATCATGTATGcgtattgttattgtattcGAACAAACTTGGGTGAAGATAATTCTGAATCACCTTGGATAATCAACAAACTCTCATCTACACTTTCTTGGTTTCGtagttttgaaatgtttgatgAAACTGTTCAATCGTGCGTCAGACGAAGTTTGTGTTATCCTCTGTACAGACATTGGGATTTAGGCACTTTAGTGCTCTCTGATGTatgtaaagtatttgaaaacGGATGTGTTTGTCTACTCACGTGTTTGTTGGATATATACAAGTTATTTAATTCTAGCGAACCCAGATATGTATTGAACGAACTGTACATTAAAGACTACTGTATATGGATTCAGCAATTGAACAGTACACATTTTGATACCATCGTTAAACTTTTTGaggaaaataaaatcaataaaggACTTTTACAATTGGATTTAGAAGAATTGGAAGTAGCGGCAATGAGTGTAGAGGAAGACCTAGAGCTAATTAAGTTGGAACTGGCCGAAAATGATAACAGCAATACTATTGAGTCtaaattggaaaaattacaGATTTCAAGCTCGGATAGTAGTTTAGATTCTGATGACGACGAAGAAGAATCTtcagaataa
- the LOC132940279 gene encoding BTB/POZ domain-containing protein 7 — translation MNLCFTLLPCVWSYDGMTKRIWPDDRMGAGVSSNEYPNVEVQHYPGVIIKERRKMRMSGFATLRKKLIKRRRYSKVCNHGRIIRELISDWSPAEVTALLEEYEALAALKDLSVQAELARPPAATFKQDLSTLYDHKYCTDVDLIFRGVCFPVHRAILSARCPYFRELLLGCPGYGARICLDLRTPGVDIDMFSALLRFLYTGDIAPRDGDIDLALLRRLGDELGTPNVLENDLRYLLETGDYADAALVFIPEGYSDRRPESTGSEYGFQPKLELPCHKSILSARSPFFRNLIQRRTKSGEEHTERALHIPTRIVLDESVIPKRYARVLLHAIYLDTVDLSLILRGSGCGSSAGSLSEVEALTNTGRVRPSPLDEAMELYQIGRFLELEIVSQGCEDLILEWLTLESLPGVLRWGSLPHGSAWVHRQAKHFLREEFSQVANSPVLYQLDKAHLIDCLKSNFLQTSELEVLQAVLKWGEHELIRRMEDREPNLVSQTTHSVSRKGVKKRDLSDVELREILSELLPLVRMDHVIPTEHETLTQAIRRGLVSSPPSHMIGNDSPILSHHMSRINAWIRHPSGLYVRPRLFIPYYDEIKSLFEDQMLREDEELVRRTRYMPDGIPDTLYMIEEKPTPSSYGLSSLDVLTASIPTPDVSTMNAMVKRDQKLRSAPGCQRAISLPLSSRQEINHQIRLRVVREFNLPDPVAYLLEKAASSVCYCGGGPDDKPKESTRSRSSRTRKEKRKGLGTSTLPSMYAQQKLRKQHRPYVVNDMASSLRYTNNIRYEDDDFDGRGEQVIMPDVAAVSLSLDQLNICPILGPEVELRLDLGDSSPNQSPYKTPPPPKHFI, via the exons ATGAACTTATGTTTCACATTGTTACCTTGTGTCTGGTCATATGATGGGATGACGAAAAGGATTTGGCCAGACGACAGAATGGGTGCCGGGGTTTCTTCCAATGAATATCCAAATGTGGAGGTTCAACATTATCCAGGAGTTATTATAaa gGAGAGACGTAAGATGCGTATGTCTGGTTTTGCTACTTTGCGAAAGAAGCTTATTAAGCGTCGTCGGTATTCCAAGGTGTGCAATCATGGTCGTATCATAAGAGAGTTGATATCCGATTGGTCACCAGCTGAAGTTACTGCTTTACTTGAAGAATATGAAGCATTGGCTGCCCTTAAAGACTTGTCTGTGCAAGCAGAACTAGCAAGACCTCCAGCTGCTACATTTAAACAAGATTTATCTACTCTATATGACCATAAGTATTGTACAGACGTCGATCTCATTTTTCGTGGTGTTTGTTTCCCAGTACATAGAGCAATACTGTCAGCTCGTTGTCCATATTTTCGTGAATTGCTTTTAGGGTGTCCTGGTTATGGGGCACGTATTTGTTTAGATTTGAGGACGCCTGGTGTGGATATAGACATGTTTTCAGCATTATTACGTTTTTTATATACTGGTGATATAGCTCCAAGAGATGGAGATATAGACTTAGCATTATTGAGGAGACTTGGTGATGAACTTGGTACACCAAATGTGTTAGAAAATGATTTAAGATACCTGTTGGAAACTGGTGACTATGCAGATGCTGCACTTGTGTTTATTCCAGAAGGATATTCAGATCGAAGGCCAGAATCTACTGGATCTGAATACGGTTTTCAACCTAAACTGGAATTGCCTTGTCATAAATCTATTCTTAGTGCTAGGTCGCCATTTTTTAGAAATCTTATTCAACGAAGGACTAAATCTGGTGAAGAACATACTGAAAGAGCTTTGCACATTCCTACAAG gaTAGTACTAGATGAGTCAGTTATTCCAAAACGATACGCAAGAGTACTGTTACATGCAATTTATTTAGATACAGTTGATTTGTCTTTGATACTTAGAGGTTCTGGGTGTGGTTCTTCTGCTGGCAGTTTAAGTGAA GTTGAAGCTTTAACTAATACAGGACGTGTTAGGCCAAGTCCTTTAGACGAAGCTATGGAATTGTATCAGATTGGTCGTTTCCTAGAATTAGAAATAGTGTCCCAGGGTTGTGAGGATCTTATCCTAGAATGGCTTACGCTAGAGTCACTTCCAGGAGTGCTTAG gtgGGGAAGTTTGCCGCACGGGTCAGCATGGGTTCATCGCCAAGCAAAGCATTTTTTACGTGAAGAATTTTCTCAAGTGGCTAATAGTCCTGTTTTGTACCAACTCGACAAAGCTCATCTAATAGACTGTTTAAAGAGTAATTTCTTACAAACAAGTGAACTTGAAGTTTTACAAGCGGTTCTCAAATGGGGTGAACATGAATTGATTAGACGCATGGAAGACAGAG AACCAAATTTAGTTAGTCAAACAACACATTCTGTTAGCCGAAAAGGTGTAAAGAAACGAGATTTAAGTGATGTAGAACTTCGTGAAATATTATCTGAACTCTTACCTTTGGTGCGTATGGATCATGTTATCCCCACAGAACATGAGACTTTGACCCAAGCGATAAGAAGAGGTTTAGTGAGTTCACCACCAAGCCATATGATCGGTAATGATTCACCAATATTGTCTCATCATATGTCCAGAATCAATGCTTGGATAAGACATCCATCTGGGCTTTATGTGAGACCTAGGTTATTTATTCCATACTATGATGAAATTAAA TCATTATTTGAAGATCAAATGTTAAGAGAAGACGAGGAACTTGTACGCCGAACAAGATATATGCCTGATGGTATACCTGACACTTTGTATATGATTGAAGAAAAACCTACTCCATCATCATATGGTCTTTCATCTCTTGATGTCTTAACAGCTTCAAtaccaa CACCAGATGTGTCAACCATGAATGCTATGGTTAAACGTGACCAGAAACTGAGATCTGCCCCTGGTTGTCAACGAGCAATATCACTGCCTTTATCTAGTCGACAAGAAATCAATCATCAAATAAGATTAAGAGTTGTTCGAGAGTTCAATTTACCAGACCCCGTTGCTTATCTTTTAGAG aaaGCTGCTAGTTCTGTATGCTACTGTGGTGGAGGTCCTGATGATAAACCAAAAGAAAGTACAAGATCTCGAAGCAGTCGCACTAGAAAAGAAAAACGAAAAGGTTTAGGAACTAGCACCTTACCATCCATGTACGCACAACAGAAATTGAGAAAACAACATAGACCATATGTTGTGAATGATATGGCGTCATCTTTACGATACACTAATAATATCAGA TACGAAGACGATGATTTTGATGGCCGAGGAGAGCAAGTTATCATGCCTGACGTTGCAGCCGTATCACTTTCTTTGGACCAATTAAACATTTGTCCAATTCTTGGCCCCGAAGTTGAGTTGAGATTAGACTTGGGCGATAGTTCGCCCAATCAGTCGCCATATAAAACACCTCCTCCTCCTAAACATTTCATTTag